From the genome of Homalodisca vitripennis isolate AUS2020 chromosome 8, UT_GWSS_2.1, whole genome shotgun sequence, one region includes:
- the LOC124368132 gene encoding putative gustatory receptor 28b: MILDLVASQILAGSTFFSGTWKYSSIIDVFGTMDRIYRDLQYKNREVKVQVKVIVVSIVTALLYMANFANIVMNNALDFSVLNSVTFLLLDCTQLAFLFHFTHVTESIIMGFKTVSNKMREEIICNLIERTVMQRSLGDGDIFHTTRTTVSKIKKVKSLMNTYWMLCDAVHQANDFYCDQLMAVMFSLFVHVTITSYFFFLHVRTGYVFAFTMHAIWVLVLICYAILVANSSTEVTNSADNTAVMICKLINRDLDQSFRNQLEGFLLQLPHHNARFSARGFFQIHNETLTSMAGAVTTYLVILIQFQTEK, translated from the exons ATGATTCTAGACTTGGTGGCTTCGCAGATTCTGGCAGGTTCCACATTCTTCAGCGGCACATGGAAGTACTCGAGTATAATTGACGTCTTTGGCACAATGGATCGAATCTATCGAGACCTTCAGTACAAGAACAGAGAGGTCAAGGTCCAAGTAAAGGTCATCGTAGTCTCCATCGTAACAGCTTTGCTGTATATGGCCAACTTCGCAAACATCGTAATGAACAATGCGCTAGACTTCTCGGTGTTGAATTCTGTCACCTTTCTATTGCTGGACTGCACACAACTTGCCTTTCTCTTCCACTTCACTCATGTAACTGAAAGTATCATTATGGGATTCAAGACTGTTAGTAACAAGATGAGAGAGGAGATTATCTGCAACTTAATTGAACGAACGGTGATGCAGCGCAGCCTGGGTGATGGTGACATCTTTCATACAACAC GCACTACGGTATCCAAGATAAAGAAAGTGAAGTCtctgatgaacacctactggatgctgtGTGACGCCGTACACCAGGCTAATGACTTCTACTGCGATCAGCTGATGGCCGTTATGTTCTCCTTGTTTGTTCACGTCACTATCACGTCCTACTTCTTCTTCTTGCATGTAAGAACTGGTTACGTGTTCGCCTTCACTATGCATGCAATCTGGGTCCTGGTTCTCATCTGCTACGCGATTCTGGTTGCGAACTCAAGCACGGAGGTCACTAACTCG gcCGACAATACTGCGGTGATGATTTGCAAGTTGATAAACAGAGATCTGGATCAGAGTTTTAGGAATCAG CTTGAAGGGTTCCTACTGCAGTTGCCTCACCACAACGCAAGATTCTCTGCTCGTGGATTTTTCCAGATCCATAATGAGACCCTCACATCG atggctggagcggtgacaacCTACCTGGTGATACTGATCCAGTTCCAGACTGAGAAGTAA